Part of the Candidatus Chlorohelix allophototropha genome, AAAACCTTCTTGCACAGTTTTACTGCCAGCCTAGGTTTGTTCGTACCAACAAAACCGGATGCTTGAGGCAAAGAATAGCGCTTTTCTCAACCGCCCTTTTGTTTGAGAGCTTGCGCAGCTACCGAAGATATTTCTCGTTTGTACCCTTGTTGATCCAAGAGTTTTGCAACCAGTCCTGTCCAGCCAGTTTGGTGGCTTGCGCCGATTCCTGCGCCGTTATCTCCATGAAAATATTCATGGAAAAGTATATTATCGCGCCAAAGCGGATCACGCTGGAATAGCTCGATACCACCGTTAAAAGGTCGCTTTCCATTAGCATCGCGCAAAAACAGCCGGATAAGCCGATTTGATAGTTCATCCGCTACTTGATCTAAATTCATCATATTGCCTGAGCCAGTAGGGCATTCCACCTTGAAATCATCACCATAATAGTGGTAAAAACGCTGAAGCGCTTCGATTAACAGGTAATTTATCGGAAACCAAATAGGTCCGCGCCAATTGGAATTTCCTCCAAACAGCTCTGTATGAGACTCTGCCGGTTCGTAGCGCACCGTGTATGTATCTCCATTGACATGAAGCATGTAAGGGTTTTGCTCATGATATTTGCTGAGTGAGCGTATTCCGAATTCCCCCAGAAACTCATTAGAATCAAGCATACGTCTGAGCAAACGCTTCATACGATGACCACGAACTAGCGCAAGCAAACGACGCTCGCCCGCACCCGGTTCGTACCAACGCGATACCAACCGCGCCAAATCGGGACGATTATCCAAATACCATTCCAACCTGAACTTAAAACCGGGCATCTTTTCCAGCATTTCGGGTTCGATAGTTTCTACTGCCAGCAACGGAATCAAGCCCACTAACGAACGCACTTTCAAACGCTGGTACGAGCCATCGGGTAGATGCAACGCATCATAGAAAAACTCATCTTCTCGATCCCACAATGAAATACCACTCCCGCCCAAATCGTTTAAAGCAGAAGCAATTGAGAGAAAATGCTCGAAAAACTTGGTGGCAATGTTTTCATAAACAGGATTCTCCTGTGCTAACTCCAGCGCAATTCGCATCATATTAAGGCTGTACATACCCATCCAACTTGTGCCATCGCTTTGTTCTAGAGTGCCTCCGGTTGGTAGGGGTGCGCTGCGATCAAAAACTCCGATGTTATCCAACCCCAAAAAGCCGCCCGAAAAGATATTGTTACCTTCCGAGTCCTTGCGGTTCACCCACCACGTAAAGTTCATTAACAGCTTATGGAAGATAGTTTCAAGGAAAGCGCGATCAGTTTTACCCGTCAGGCGCTTTTCCATCTTGTATATACGCCACGCTGCCCAAGCAAACACAGGCGGGTTTACATCCCCAAAAGCCCATTCATAAGCGGGTAGCGCTCCGTTGGGGTGTTGATACCACTCACGCATCAATAAATCAAGTTGGCTTTTGGCAAAACCCGAATCCACCAACGCAAGAGGCAAACAATGAAAGCCTAAATCCCAAGCGGCGTACCACGGATATTCCCACTTGTCGGGCATGGACATGACCCGCTCATTGAAAAGATGTTTCCAATCCATATTGCGCCCATGCAGACGTTCCGAAGGAGGAGGGGGCTGTCCGGGATCGCCCTCTAGCCATTCCTCTACAACATAGTGGTAAAATTGCTTACTCCAGAGCATCCCCGCCAACGCTTGCCTTTGCACCAATTTTTCATCCTCGCTGAGTGCAGTTGGTTGAATGGCGGAATAAAATTCTTTGGCTTCTTGCTTTCGCTTTTTGAAAATTTCGTCAAAATCGGTAAAAGGCGACAAAGTAGGGGCAACATGTATTTCGTCAGAGTGATGTTGCACCTGACTAAGACGCAATCGGATAGAGTAAGTTTCACCGGGCGCAAGATTTTTCTGGTAAAGTGCGGCGGCTTTAGTACCCTGTCGCGCCGGATTAACTGCCAGCCTGTTGTTGGCTATCACAAATTCATTGATACCATCTTTGGCAAAAAAATTGGCGTTCTGAATCCCATATAACTTTTGAGTGTTAGTTTCATTATGGGTAAAAAGTAGCTGTTGTGCGCCTTCGCAATAGAGTTCATAATCACCCAAAATATGGTGAACCGCGTAAACCGAAAGCAGGTTGCCCTCACGCTCATTGCTAAGACCTACCTCATGCGCGCTCATATTAGGGCGACGTTCGTCGCGTCCCCACGACCACGTATTGCGAAACCAGAGCGTAGGCAACAACCAGAGCTGCGCAGATTCAGAACCCCGATTTGTGGCGCTAATCCGAATAAGAATATCGGTGGGAGTAGCTTTGGCGTATTCGATATTCACGTCAAAATAACGATTTTCAGCGAAAATACCCGTATCCAGCAGTTCATATTCAAAATCAGCGCGGCTTCGCTTTCGGTTCTCCTCTACCAATTGTGTGTATGGGAAAGCGGCTTGCGGGTACTTATAGAACATCCTCATATAGCTGTGGGTGGGGGTGTTATCCAAGTAGTAGTAATACTCCTTTACATCCTCCCCATGATTGCCTTCGTTTCCGGTCAAGCCGAAAAACCGCTCTTTGAGAATAGAATCCTTGCCGTTCCAGAGCGCCAACGCAAAGCAGATTCGCTGCTTGTCATCACTAATGCCACCGATACCGTCCTCGCTCCAACGATAGGCGCGCGAACGGGCATGGTCGTGCGGGAAATATTCCCACGCCGCACCGTTTGGGCTGTAATCCTCTCGCACTGTCGCCCACGCCCGTTCGCTGACATAAGGACCAAACAATTCCCAGTGTTCTTTGCCACTCTCGTTAAGCTGTACCCGTTCCTGTTCAGGGTTCATAGCGCTCCTATTGCTCGTATCTAGTACATTCGCATGGAACAGTAAAAAAGGGGGTTCTTTCAGTTAACCTTAACAGTTTACTTGAAGCTATTATATATCCGAGTTGATATTTCCTGCCAGAAAGTGGAGTTATGGGTATTATCGCGGGGGATGGAAATAATGCCGGGGTCATCACTGTGCTGGTAAATCCAACGCGAAATAATATTAATCTCATCAACGGCTTCTTGACCGATTACTCGCCCACCCTTTTTGCCCCAACCGGGTTGTGAGGCTGCCAAGCGCGCTTCCCACTCTTCCAGATCAAGCCAAGTCTGTTGAAGTTTTGCGGCGGTCTGTTGTGGTGAGTCGGTGCGACTCAACTTTAACTGTTTACCAAGTCTACCGGAAAAGATGCATAAAATCTCCAGACAATTTTCGGTAGAGGAGGGCAGGCAAAGTAAGGCGTGGTTGCCTTCCACCGCTCTTGCCAGATACTTCTGGCTGGCAATTACCTGTTGGGTTTGCGCCAACGCATCCCGCATAGCGGCGGCTTTCTCAAAATCGCGCTCGGCTACAGCCCGATTGATTCTTTTCCAAATAACATCTAGCACTGCCTCTTTTTCACCGCTCAGGAAATTAACTACCTCATCAATCACTTTGAGATATTCTTCATGCTCGTGGTCTGAATGATTACCTACACACGGACCGGGGCAACGGTTGGTATAAAGGCGCATACAGGCAGGGCGCGGCTGCCGACGTTTTGCCAGATACTCAGTCTCAAAGTTGCGGGTGCAATCACGCACCGTAAACATTTGCTCAATAACCCGGATGGTAGTATCAACGGCACGACGGCTCTGAAAAGGTCCAAAATAACGCGCCCCATCATCGAGAATCTCACGACAAGATTGCACACGCGGGAATCGCTGCGATAGGTCGATTTTAATAAAGGGATAAGATTCATAATTGCGCAACTGGCTATTGTAACGCGGCTTGTATTTCTTGATAAGACGCGATTCAAGCAATAAGGCTTCTAATTCACTACCCGTCACAATATGGTCGATGCGCTTGATAGCTTCCACCAGCCCATCCATTTTACGGGTATAACCTAAAGGTTCACTGTAGTAACTGCTAACGCGAGCATATAGGTTCTTGGCTTTACCAACGTATATTACCCCATCATCTAGGTCTTTCATGAGGTAAACGCCGGGCTTATCAGGCAAATCCCTGATTAATTCACGCGATAGCACATCGCGAGCGTGAGCGGTGGCGCGATTGGTTAGGCTACTGGCATCCTCATAAGGTTGCTTCCAATGTGGGCGTGTTACCTTGATTCGATCCGGTCTTTCCTCCAGCATTTCCGACTCAAACAGCGAAGGGACTTCTTTTTTTGGAGGCGTTTCTGGCATAGAAATTTCCGCTTGCCTGACTCGCCCGGTGCGTAAATCATCCAAAGTTTCAAAGCCATTCAGAGCGGCAATCTCTAGCAGCTTCATAAAAGCCTCGGCGGTAGTAGTCGCGTCACCAAAAGCGCGATGGCGGTTCTTGATGTTGACTCCCGTCATTTCCGCTAGG contains:
- a CDS encoding MGH1-like glycoside hydrolase domain-containing protein: MNPEQERVQLNESGKEHWELFGPYVSERAWATVREDYSPNGAAWEYFPHDHARSRAYRWSEDGIGGISDDKQRICFALALWNGKDSILKERFFGLTGNEGNHGEDVKEYYYYLDNTPTHSYMRMFYKYPQAAFPYTQLVEENRKRSRADFEYELLDTGIFAENRYFDVNIEYAKATPTDILIRISATNRGSESAQLWLLPTLWFRNTWSWGRDERRPNMSAHEVGLSNEREGNLLSVYAVHHILGDYELYCEGAQQLLFTHNETNTQKLYGIQNANFFAKDGINEFVIANNRLAVNPARQGTKAAALYQKNLAPGETYSIRLRLSQVQHHSDEIHVAPTLSPFTDFDEIFKKRKQEAKEFYSAIQPTALSEDEKLVQRQALAGMLWSKQFYHYVVEEWLEGDPGQPPPPSERLHGRNMDWKHLFNERVMSMPDKWEYPWYAAWDLGFHCLPLALVDSGFAKSQLDLLMREWYQHPNGALPAYEWAFGDVNPPVFAWAAWRIYKMEKRLTGKTDRAFLETIFHKLLMNFTWWVNRKDSEGNNIFSGGFLGLDNIGVFDRSAPLPTGGTLEQSDGTSWMGMYSLNMMRIALELAQENPVYENIATKFFEHFLSIASALNDLGGSGISLWDREDEFFYDALHLPDGSYQRLKVRSLVGLIPLLAVETIEPEMLEKMPGFKFRLEWYLDNRPDLARLVSRWYEPGAGERRLLALVRGHRMKRLLRRMLDSNEFLGEFGIRSLSKYHEQNPYMLHVNGDTYTVRYEPAESHTELFGGNSNWRGPIWFPINYLLIEALQRFYHYYGDDFKVECPTGSGNMMNLDQVADELSNRLIRLFLRDANGKRPFNGGIELFQRDPLWRDNILFHEYFHGDNGAGIGASHQTGWTGLVAKLLDQQGYKREISSVAAQALKQKGG
- a CDS encoding exonuclease domain-containing protein, coding for MSQTTDTNSPEGYAELTRRAYLFLEKHEGRASEAALIQGVFGVRGTTKSLELWSGILGKVLNDPERFQHLPGGEWVLRSHTDTTQPLQRLEYVVIDTETTGLHPHRCRMIEVAAVKLRNGQQVDTFQSLINPQRRIPGFITTLTGINNQMTASAPTFAGVANNFMEFLGNAIVVGHNVLFDLRFLNYELGLLHRPALVNEAIDTISLSLRLFPGIRRPNLDRLAEMTGVNIKNRHRAFGDATTTAEAFMKLLEIAALNGFETLDDLRTGRVRQAEISMPETPPKKEVPSLFESEMLEERPDRIKVTRPHWKQPYEDASSLTNRATAHARDVLSRELIRDLPDKPGVYLMKDLDDGVIYVGKAKNLYARVSSYYSEPLGYTRKMDGLVEAIKRIDHIVTGSELEALLLESRLIKKYKPRYNSQLRNYESYPFIKIDLSQRFPRVQSCREILDDGARYFGPFQSRRAVDTTIRVIEQMFTVRDCTRNFETEYLAKRRQPRPACMRLYTNRCPGPCVGNHSDHEHEEYLKVIDEVVNFLSGEKEAVLDVIWKRINRAVAERDFEKAAAMRDALAQTQQVIASQKYLARAVEGNHALLCLPSSTENCLEILCIFSGRLGKQLKLSRTDSPQQTAAKLQQTWLDLEEWEARLAASQPGWGKKGGRVIGQEAVDEINIISRWIYQHSDDPGIISIPRDNTHNSTFWQEISTRIYNSFK